Proteins encoded within one genomic window of Gammaproteobacteria bacterium:
- a CDS encoding hypothetical protein (Evidence 5 : Unknown function) produces the protein MGGGRIETDASRIDATVEQRIHRVISRLLGGERESDWN, from the coding sequence GTGGGGGGGGGGCGGATTGAGACCGATGCCTCGCGCATTGACGCTACCGTTGAACAGCGTATCCACCGAGTCATCTCCCGTCTGCTGGGAGGCGAACGCGAATCCGATTGGAACTAA
- a CDS encoding flagellar assembly protein FliH → MPVRSAWALAANNMSRGFISKEELSPDFRRWELPGIDGDLFVPPPPASPSTFSLISPLSLSSPDSTSESSTSEVESEDSPAEESVHRLPTVEEIESISRAAYEEAFERGQQEGMTQGFEQGHRDGLAQGIEEGTKQGIEEGTKQGFEQGLKQGLEQGLEQGLQQGTERGLEQGLQQGIDQGHKQGFEQGQREGLAQGLEEGRRDGLAQGFEKGHRDGLEQGDAEVQDKLERLGQFLTLLDQPLADLDHEVEEQLLALVVAVARQVVRRELHLSPGEIIHVVREALTSLPTARRNLRVFLHPDDISLVRSALGAALGAGEGEREVRIVEDAALTRGGGAD, encoded by the coding sequence ATGCCGGTGAGATCAGCTTGGGCGCTGGCGGCGAACAATATGTCTAGAGGCTTTATCAGCAAGGAAGAATTGTCTCCAGACTTCCGGCGTTGGGAGCTACCGGGGATTGATGGTGACCTATTTGTCCCACCACCTCCCGCGTCGCCATCGACCTTCTCTTTAATATCCCCGTTGTCATTATCCTCACCAGATTCGACCTCTGAATCCTCCACTTCAGAGGTCGAATCTGAGGATTCACCTGCGGAAGAATCTGTCCATCGACTACCTACCGTAGAAGAGATTGAATCCATCTCCCGTGCTGCCTACGAAGAGGCCTTTGAACGGGGTCAGCAAGAGGGGATGACCCAAGGTTTTGAGCAGGGTCATCGTGATGGGCTAGCCCAAGGTATCGAAGAAGGTACGAAACAAGGTATTGAAGAAGGCACTAAACAAGGATTCGAGCAAGGTCTGAAACAGGGGCTCGAACAGGGACTTGAACAAGGGCTCCAGCAGGGGACCGAGCGAGGACTAGAGCAGGGGCTCCAGCAAGGGATTGATCAGGGGCACAAACAGGGATTTGAACAGGGCCAGCGCGAAGGTTTGGCGCAAGGTCTCGAAGAAGGTCGACGTGATGGTTTGGCTCAGGGGTTTGAGAAAGGCCATCGCGATGGCTTGGAACAGGGAGATGCCGAGGTCCAAGACAAACTCGAACGTTTGGGACAGTTCCTGACCCTGCTGGATCAGCCTCTGGCAGACCTAGACCATGAAGTGGAAGAGCAACTCTTGGCACTGGTTGTGGCGGTCGCACGCCAGGTCGTACGTCGCGAGCTACACCTCAGCCCTGGTGAGATCATTCACGTGGTGCGTGAGGCCCTGACCAGTCTTCCTACCGCCCGCCGTAACCTCCGTGTCTTTCTCCATCCCGATGATATCTCTCTGGTGCGATCTGCCTTGGGGGCTGCCCTAGGGGCAGGAGAGGGGGAGCGTGAGGTGCGCATCGTCGAGGATGCCGCGCTCACCCGTGGGGGGGGGGCGGATTGA
- the braE gene encoding High-affinity branched-chain amino acid transport system permease protein BraE produces the protein MSAIPSLLPLFIARDRRLAWITYIALGVLLAVLPFLVDAVAGRTWVRILDFTLLYVMLALGLNIVVGFAGLLDLGYIAFYAVGAYIYGILASPQFGLHLPFWMLLPLGAGIACIFGVLLGAPTLRLRGDYLAIVTLGFGEIIRIFLNNLNAPFNLTNGPQGINKIDPIQIGGSVLTQPLELPGLTLSGVHTHYYLFLVLTLLTIFIALRLQDSRIGRAWVAIREDEVAAVAMGINTRNIKLLAFAMGATFGGLGGGLFAAFQGFISPESFTLMESIMILCMVVLGGMGHLPGVILGAVLLTVFPELLRYVGPLQNWLFARIWVDPADLRLLLFGVGLIVVMLFRPEGLWPSPQRARELDPDQPDITYQEQESLYDASH, from the coding sequence ATGAGCGCTATTCCCAGCCTCCTTCCTTTATTTATTGCCCGCGACCGTCGCCTAGCCTGGATTACTTACATTGCGCTGGGGGTGTTGTTGGCGGTATTGCCTTTTTTGGTAGATGCTGTAGCCGGGCGTACTTGGGTACGTATCCTGGATTTTACCCTGCTCTACGTCATGCTTGCCTTGGGGCTGAATATCGTGGTGGGTTTTGCCGGGCTGCTTGATCTAGGTTACATCGCCTTCTACGCGGTGGGGGCCTATATCTATGGCATTCTCGCTTCGCCTCAATTTGGTCTACATCTCCCTTTTTGGATGCTACTTCCTCTCGGAGCGGGGATTGCGTGTATTTTCGGTGTCTTGCTGGGGGCACCTACATTACGCCTGCGGGGCGACTATTTAGCTATTGTTACCCTCGGTTTCGGCGAGATCATCCGTATCTTTCTTAATAATCTGAATGCTCCCTTTAATCTCACCAATGGTCCACAGGGCATCAATAAAATAGATCCCATTCAGATCGGCGGATCGGTCCTCACGCAGCCTTTGGAGCTACCTGGTCTAACTCTTTCCGGGGTTCATACTCACTATTACCTCTTTCTCGTTCTTACCTTGCTCACCATTTTCATTGCGCTACGCTTGCAAGACTCCCGTATTGGTCGAGCGTGGGTGGCCATTCGTGAGGATGAGGTAGCGGCGGTAGCGATGGGAATTAACACCCGCAATATCAAACTACTCGCCTTTGCTATGGGCGCTACTTTTGGCGGTCTGGGTGGTGGATTGTTTGCCGCGTTTCAGGGATTTATCAGTCCTGAATCCTTTACTCTCATGGAGTCCATCATGATCCTTTGCATGGTGGTTCTCGGGGGGATGGGGCATCTTCCTGGCGTAATCTTGGGCGCGGTACTTCTTACGGTATTTCCAGAGTTGTTGCGCTATGTGGGTCCGCTTCAGAATTGGCTCTTTGCTCGAATTTGGGTAGATCCCGCCGATTTGCGCCTGCTGCTCTTTGGTGTGGGGCTGATCGTGGTCATGTTATTTCGCCCCGAGGGGCTGTGGCCGTCTCCGCAACGTGCCCGCGAGCTTGACCCCGACCAACCGGATATTACCTATCAGGAGCAG